In a single window of the Candidatus Cetobacterium colombiensis genome:
- a CDS encoding type II toxin-antitoxin system HicB family antitoxin — MKDIFIFPAVFSKDEDGYSIYFPGIEGAFTCAETFEEAVFMAKDCLELNLDGIEEIPKLINIEDIKLENNEYVVMIEADMVSYRKKYYSQPVKKTLTIPKWLNDLGVQKKVNFSKLLQESLKKELDLL; from the coding sequence ATGAAAGATATTTTTATTTTCCCAGCAGTTTTTTCCAAAGATGAAGATGGATATAGTATTTATTTTCCTGGTATTGAAGGAGCTTTTACTTGTGCAGAAACATTTGAAGAAGCAGTTTTTATGGCTAAAGATTGCTTAGAGTTAAATTTAGATGGTATTGAGGAAATCCCTAAACTAATAAATATAGAAGATATCAAACTAGAAAATAATGAATATGTAGTTATGATTGAAGCTGATATGGTATCATATAGAAAAAAATATTATTCTCAACCAGTAAAAAAGACTTTAACTATTCCAAAATGGTTAAATGATCTTGGAGTTCAAAAGAAAGTTAACTTTTCAAAGTTACTTCAAGAATCTTTAAAAAAAGAGCTCGATTTATTGTGA
- a CDS encoding nucleotidyltransferase family protein, translating to MLNKIEILNLLKENKTQIEALGATKIGLFGSYTKDLATDDSDVDILIELASDGDIYGNYCNIKYFLEDLFQKKVDVLTTGHFRKNYKTEIAKKHSELIQKEIAESIIYI from the coding sequence ATGTTAAATAAAATTGAGATATTAAATCTTTTAAAAGAAAATAAAACACAAATAGAAGCTTTAGGAGCAACAAAAATAGGACTTTTTGGAAGTTATACAAAAGACTTAGCAACTGATGATAGTGATGTAGATATACTAATTGAATTAGCTTCAGATGGAGATATTTATGGGAATTATTGCAATATAAAATATTTTTTAGAAGATTTATTTCAAAAGAAGGTAGATGTCCTTACGACTGGTCACTTTAGAAAAAATTACAAAACTGAAATTGCTAAGAAACATAGTGAATTAATTCAAAAAGAAATAGCGGAGAGTATTATCTATATATAA
- a CDS encoding type II toxin-antitoxin system HicA family toxin, with protein MTSKEIIKRLKKEGWTLEGQTGSHTKWKHPDKKGIVTVPHPKKDFTKKTLASIFKQAGWA; from the coding sequence ATGACGTCTAAGGAAATCATCAAACGTTTAAAGAAGGAAGGATGGACTCTTGAAGGACAAACAGGGTCTCATACGAAATGGAAGCATCCTGATAAAAAAGGAATTGTAACTGTTCCGCATCCTAAAAAAGATTTTACTAAAAAAACTTTGGCTTCAATCTTTAAACAAGCGGGATGGGCATAA
- a CDS encoding recombinase family protein has protein sequence MSSESQNLDRQVEYFKELGANPRTIFQEKRSGKNFENREVWNELLTEWIKEGDTIVVKNLDRIGRNAKEVRECLIDLAQKGVTVESLDQAYLNDFLRENLIDKEADSIAEAMLNVMLDTMLQVDLLRAEWERKELRKRQLEGIERALAKGVKFGRTKNDEFRQKFNEIYPLTRDKDNPNYLPVKDAIKAIGCSKAMFYKLIDEKGQK, from the coding sequence TTGTCATCTGAGTCTCAAAACTTAGATAGACAGGTGGAATACTTTAAAGAACTTGGAGCCAATCCGAGAACAATTTTTCAGGAAAAGAGATCTGGAAAAAACTTTGAAAATAGAGAAGTGTGGAATGAGCTTTTAACAGAGTGGATAAAAGAGGGCGATACTATTGTTGTTAAAAATTTAGATAGAATTGGGCGTAATGCCAAAGAGGTCCGTGAATGTCTGATAGATTTAGCTCAAAAAGGAGTTACAGTTGAATCTTTAGATCAAGCTTACCTAAATGACTTTTTAAGAGAGAACCTAATTGATAAAGAAGCCGATTCCATTGCTGAAGCAATGCTAAATGTAATGTTGGATACTATGTTACAAGTAGATCTTTTGAGAGCTGAATGGGAGCGTAAAGAGTTACGAAAGCGTCAGTTAGAGGGGATTGAAAGAGCACTAGCTAAAGGGGTTAAGTTTGGAAGAACCAAAAATGACGAATTTAGACAAAAATTTAATGAAATATACCCTCTAACTAGAGATAAAGATAACCCAAATTATCTTCCAGTTAAAGATGCCATTAAGGCAATTGGATGTTCAAAAGCCATGTTTTATAAATTAATAGATGAAAAAGGTCAAAAATAG
- a CDS encoding type II TA system antitoxin MqsA family protein, with amino-acid sequence MKIIKEQKITYNVKGTPVTFLEKILVDDSTGEEIFDPKLEQENDINLYNEYRKIKGLLLPEKIKEIRKKFGVTQTIFAKVLGLGDKTIARYENGSLQDMAQNNLIKAVSERPIYFLELLRDCKKLKEELNEEDFKILLNEVKEKIKLMTHFKLKIKQNDFKVIDYKKYTPNDIASFILKKYNYDKIKEMITPLKLQKLLNYVYSYLLVFEYKIFDESPQAWANGPVFKSVYEKYSSYGYRCIDIPSEVVSLHEKELENFVLKIAEGYGKFSAKDLEHLTHKEKPWIDSRKRANVKEGEFCTEKILDSDIKTYFKNLLEI; translated from the coding sequence ATGAAAATAATAAAAGAACAAAAAATAACTTATAATGTTAAAGGAACTCCTGTAACTTTTTTAGAAAAAATATTAGTAGATGACTCTACTGGAGAAGAAATATTTGATCCAAAATTAGAACAAGAAAATGATATTAATCTTTATAATGAATATAGAAAAATTAAGGGGCTTCTATTGCCTGAAAAAATAAAAGAAATTAGAAAAAAATTTGGGGTTACCCAAACTATTTTTGCTAAAGTATTGGGATTAGGAGATAAAACTATAGCTAGATATGAAAATGGTTCTCTTCAAGATATGGCTCAAAATAATCTAATTAAAGCAGTATCAGAAAGACCTATCTATTTTTTAGAACTACTTAGAGACTGTAAAAAACTTAAAGAAGAATTAAATGAGGAAGACTTTAAAATTCTATTAAATGAAGTTAAAGAGAAAATCAAATTAATGACACATTTTAAACTAAAAATTAAGCAAAATGATTTCAAAGTTATTGATTATAAAAAATATACACCTAATGATATAGCTAGTTTTATCTTGAAAAAATATAATTATGATAAAATAAAGGAAATGATAACGCCTTTAAAGTTACAAAAACTTTTAAATTATGTATATAGTTATTTATTGGTATTTGAATATAAAATTTTTGATGAAAGCCCTCAAGCTTGGGCTAATGGACCAGTTTTTAAAAGTGTTTATGAAAAATACTCTTCTTATGGATATAGATGCATCGATATTCCTAGTGAAGTTGTATCTTTACATGAAAAAGAATTAGAGAATTTTGTTTTAAAAATAGCTGAAGGATATGGAAAGTTTAGTGCCAAAGATTTAGAGCACCTTACTCATAAAGAGAAACCTTGGATTGATTCAAGAAAGCGTGCTAATGTAAAAGAGGGAGAGTTTTGTACAGAGAAAATACTAGATTCTGATATTAAAACTTATTTTAAAAATTTATTAGAAATTTGA